In the genome of Montipora foliosa isolate CH-2021 chromosome 3, ASM3666993v2, whole genome shotgun sequence, one region contains:
- the LOC137995946 gene encoding uncharacterized protein translates to MAASRLNQQILWFLLLLRRRRQSATRRKKRFWIRDIFKERKTQGDFHNLVKELRLTDREFYFRYLRMSPDRFEHLLSLVGPLISKKSTRMREAISEAERLTLTLRFLASGGDQQSLAFSFRLGRTTVSHILRETCSAIWKALGEIYLKPPSSPDDWQAISKDFEELWNLPHCVGAIDGKHVNMQCPNNSGSLFYNHEGFFSLVLMAVCDAHYNFTLVDIGDYGSNNDSGVLSHSEMGKAIDDGSINFPKPEHLEGCDLPLLPYFLVGDEAFRLKPWLQRPYPGKSLTEPMQIFNYRLSRARRVIENVFGILRARWRVFKGPISASPKTVQLIIEAAVCLHNYLRQTETAIYCPSGFVDSMDRSGNIKPGEWRSMVSTTDRGALDGLIG, encoded by the exons atggcggccagcaGGCTCAATCAACAGATCTTGTGGTTTCTTCTGCTCTTGCGGCGAAGAAGGCAATCGGCAACGAGAAGAAAGAAACGCTTCTGGATTAGAGACATCTTTAAGGAGAGAAAGACCCAGGGGGACTTTCATAACCTTGTAAAAGAGCTACGGCTGACAGATCGTGAATTCTATTTCAG GTATTTACGTATGAGTCCAGACAGGTTTGAGCACCTTCTCTCATTGGTTGGTCCACTAATTTCAAAGAAGTCCACCAGAATGAGAGAAGCAATTTCAGAAGCAGAACGTTTAACCTTGACATTGCGTTTCCTGGCTAGTGGAGGTGACCAACAGTCATTAGCTTTCAGCTTTCGGCTTGGAAGAACCACTGTTAGCCATATTCTGAGGGAGACATGCAGTGCAATTTGGAAAGCTTTGGGGGAGATTTATTTAAAACCACCTAGTTCACCAGATGACTGGCAAGCAATTTCAAAGGACTTTGAGGAACTTTGGAATTTACCACACTGCGTTGGAGCTATTGATGGAAAACATGTTAATATGCAGTGCCCAAACAACAGTGGATCCTTGTTCTACAACCATGAGGGATTTTTTAGTCTTGTATTAATGGCAGTATGTGATGCCCATTATAATTTCACCCTGGTGGATATTGGAGACTATGGAAGCAACAATGACAGTGGTGTCTTGTCACATTCAGAGATGGGTAAAGCCATTGATGATGGCTCCATTAATTTCCCAAAGCCTGAACATTTGGAAGGGTGTGATCTTCCCCTTTTGCCCTACTTCTTGGTAGGGGATGAAGCCTTTAGATTAAAACCATGGCTTCAGCGACCTTACCCAGGAAAATCCTTGACAGAACCCATGCAAATATTTAACTATAGACTCTCCAGGGCGAGGCGGGTGATAGAGAATGTGTTTGGAATTTTAAGAGCAAGGTGGAGGGTGTTTAAGGGTCCTATTTCTGCATCTCCTAAAACTGTGCAACTTattattgaagcagctgtgtGCCTTCACAACTATCTGAGGCAAACAGAAACAGCTATATATTGCCCATCTGGGTTTGTTGATAGTATGGATAGATCAGGAAACATCAAGCCTGGGGAATGGAGAAGTA
- the LOC137994259 gene encoding uncharacterized protein, which yields MSSSLDKLVSNLPKEALIYTSRKFKGKELDLMSQKGVYPYDFMDSFDKFNEKLPPKEEFYSILNDEDITDDQYKHAKNVWNTFNLKNMGEYHDLYLKSDILLLADVFENFRKTCLQYYKLDPCHYFTSPGLSWDAMLKMTDIKLELMTDIDMFQFIEKGMRGGISYIANRYGKANNKYMKTYDEKAPSKYIMYLDANNLYGWAMSQYLPTGGFRWMTEKQINNINLSKYSENSKKGSILEVDLAYPKELHDLHNDYPLAPEKVKVNKDMLSNYCQEIADKFNVSTGLVHKLIPTLSNKEKYVLHYRNLQLYTDLGLKITKVHRVLEFNQSPWLKEYIDFNTQKRTNAKNAFEKDFFKLMNNSVFGKTMENIRKRVDVRLVTDENKLSKMAAKPTYVISKIFNQNLVAVHKIKETLTLNRPAYVGMCILDLSKTLMYDFHYNYIKQKYGSKAKLLFTDTDSLTYEIETSDVYQDFWNDKDKFDNSDYPEDSPYFNKENKKVIGKFKDETMTKAERQQRESRKILLRRTSLMKIIKTYCLIMNKCITP from the exons atgagCTCAAGTCTTGACAAACTGGTGAGCAACCTACCAAAAGAAGCATTAATATATACTTCTCGAAAATTCAAAGGTAAAGAGCTTGATTTAATGTCTCAAAAAGGAGTATATCCATACGACTTCAtggatagctttgataaattcaatgaaaagctaccaccaaaagaagaattttacagtatATTAAATGATGAGGATATAACAGATGATCAATACAAACATGCTAAAAATGTATGGAACACTTTCAATCTGAAAAATATGGGCGAGTACCATGACTTATATCTTAAATCCGACATACTTCTGTTAGCAGATGTATTCGAAAACTTTCGAAAGACCTGTCTGCAATACTACAAACTAGACCCCTGTCATTATTTCACGTCTCCAGGGCTTTCCTGGGATGCTATGTTAAAGATGACTGACATTAAATTGGAGCTTATGACTGAcattgatatgtttcaattcatcGAAAAGGGCATGCGTGGTGGAATAAGTTACATTGCCAACCGGTATggaaaagcaaacaataaatacatgaaaacatatGATGAGAAGGCGCCCTCAAAGTATATCATGTATCTTGATGCTAACAATCTGTATGGATGGGCTATGTCACAATACCTACCAACTGGTGGATTCAGATGGATGACAGAAAAGCAAATCAACAACATAAATTTGTCTAAATACAGCGAGAACAGCAAAAAAGGATCAATATTAGAAGTAGACCTAGCATATCCAAAAGAACTACATGATTTGCATAATGACTACCCACTAGCACCTGAAAAGGTAAAAGTCAACAAAGACATGCTTTCTAATTATTGCCAAGAAATAGCCGATAAATTTAATGTATCAACTGGTTTAGTTCATAAACTGATACCTACATtaagcaataaagaaaaatacgtACTCCATTACAGAAACCTTCAATTATACACAgatcttggtttaaaaataaccAAAGTCCATCGAGTGTTGGAGTTCAATCAGTCACCATGGTTGAAAGAATACATTGATTTCAACACACAGAAGAGAACCAAtgccaaaaatgcttttgagaaagacttcttcaagcttatgaataacagtgtatttgggaaaacaatggaaaatattagaaagcgagtagatgtcagattagtaactgatgaaaacaaactgtcaaaaatggctgccaaacCAACATATGTTATTAGCAAGATCTTTAATCAAAATCTAGTGGCAGtgcataaaatcaaagaaacactaaccctaaacaggccggcatatgtgggtatgtgtatcctagatcttagtaagacactaatgtatgatttccactacaattatatcaaacaaaaatacggcAGCAAAgcgaaattattattcacagacacagacagcttGACCTATGAAATTGAAACCAGTGATGTGTACcaagacttttggaatgataaagaTAAATTCGACAACAGTGACTATCCAGAAGACAGTCCATATTTCAACAAAGAGAATAAAAAAGTTATAGGCAAATTCAAAGACGAA acaatgacaaaggcggaaagacagcaaagggaatcaagaaaaatattattaagAAGAACATCActcatgaaaattataaaaacgtacTGTTTAATAATGAACAAATGCATCACACCATGA